The DNA region TTGATTGCGAAACGAAAATTTGCGGCTCTTATCCAACTCTTCACGGGCATCATACTTGAGTCGCTTGCCCTGAGCTCGGAAGGTGAAAAAATACAGGTGAAGTCCACCGGTTATCACCAGCATGAACAGCAAATTGCGAAAGAAGATAGGCCATATCCAATGCACAGACAGCGACTGCATATGCGACAGGTCCTGTAGGAAAAACCGGTAGACCAGCCAGGCCATCAACAGAAAGAGCACGTTCCGCGACACAGTCACCCAACGCTTGGTCAGTGCGACGAAGGAGGCTTTCGGATTAGGTGGCCAATCGAACAGCGGCGAAAAGGTCACTGGAGTCTTGTGGTTCCACGTTTCTCGCTCTTTCGAGTCGGTCTGTACTTTATCTGTTAATTCTGCCATAACTGGAAACTGTTTCCTCATTTTTCGATGAATCTGAAAGATGATGTGTTCTGATAAATCATCAATCCAGTTTCATTTGCAACGGGAAAAAGGGGGCTAGCAATATGGGTTCATCAGTGGTTAACTAAAACTTAAACTATATCATTATCACCCTATGAAATCTCTAAATCGTATCTTCTTACCTGTTGCGGTCATGCTTATCATGAGCCTCGGTCTCAACTCATTTGTATCCGCCGCCCACCACGAGGAACCCATCATCGAGGTGCGAGTTTATAAAATACCCGCTGGGAAAATGGATGAGTGGGAACGCTTCTTTCATGACAAATTGGTTGAGCCGCAGGAAAAGGCAGGCATCAAGATTGTGGCGGCCTATCGCACGTTGGAGGATGAGAACCTGTTTGTTTGGATGCGTCAGTATTCCAACAAAGCCAACATGGCGGCCGAACGGGCCGGCTTTTACGAAAGTGAGCACTGGCTCAACACGCTTCGCCCCGAACTCAGGGAAAA from Verrucomicrobiota bacterium includes:
- a CDS encoding NIPSNAP family protein, whose product is MKSLNRIFLPVAVMLIMSLGLNSFVSAAHHEEPIIEVRVYKIPAGKMDEWERFFHDKLVEPQEKAGIKIVAAYRTLEDENLFVWMRQYSNKANMAAERAGFYESEHWLNTLRPELREKGLIEKVEIVYTVSPSK